One Myxocyprinus asiaticus isolate MX2 ecotype Aquarium Trade chromosome 20, UBuf_Myxa_2, whole genome shotgun sequence genomic region harbors:
- the LOC127411198 gene encoding JNK1/MAPK8-associated membrane protein-like, producing MAVAMSSTCPGLYCGRTIINESIEGECGVCPRGQRTNIQKICEKCTGSPELYDWLYLGFMAMLPLVLHWFFIEWYSGKKSSSALFQHITALFECTTAAVVTLLLNDPVGHLFVRSCKVKMLSDWYTMLYNPSPDYVTTLHCTQEAVFPLYTIVLIYYAFCLVFMMMLRPLLVKKIACGLGKTDRFKSIYAALYFFPILTVLQAVGGGLLYYAFPYIILVLSLVTLAVYMSASEIQSFKNLVAKKKRLVVLFSHWLLHAYGIISISRLDKLEQDLPLLALVPGPALFYLLTARFTEPNRILSEGGNGH from the exons CTGTAGCAATGAGCTCGACTTGTCCTGGGTTGTACTGTGGAAGAACCATAATAAATGAGTCCATTGAAGGAGAATGTGGG GTTTGCCCACGTGGCCAGAGGACAAACATCCAGAAGATTTGCGAGAAATGCACCGGATCTCCTGAGCTCTATGATTGGCTGTACTTGGGTTTCATGGCCATGCTGCCTCTAGTCCTGCACTGGTTCTTTATTGAGTGGTATTCGGGGAAGAAAAG TTCCAGTGCACTCTTCCAGCATATCACCGCCCTCTTTGAGTGCACGACTGCTGCTGTAGTGACTCTGCTGCTCAATGATCCTGTCGGCCATCTGTTCGTTCGCTCCTGTAAGGTTAAGATGCTTTCTGATTGGTACACCATGCTGTATAACCCCAGCCCTGACTATGTGACTACACTGCACTGCACGCAGGAGGCCGTGTTCCCTCT GTACACTATTGTGTTGATATACTACGCCTTCTGTCTGGTCTTTATGATGATGCTGCGGCCTCTGCTGGTTAAAAAGATTGCGTGTGGTTTAGGCAAAACAGATCGTTTCAAAAGCATATACGCAGCACTCtatttcttccccattctgacTGTACTGCAGGCGGTTGGAGGAGGTCTTCTAT ACTATGCATTCCCCTATATTATTTTGGTCTTATCTTTGGTCACATTGGCAGTTTACATGTCAGCTTCAGAAATACAG TCTTTCAAAAACCTTGTCGCTAAGAAGAAAAGGCTTGTGGTTCTCTTTAGCCATTGGCTTCTGCATGCCTATGGTATAATCTCCATTTCCCGCCTGGATAAACTGGAGCAAGATTTGCCTCTGTTGGCTCTTGTGCCCGGACCTGCCTTATTCTACTTACTGACAGCCAGGTTCACTGAGCCAAACAGAATTCTATCAGAGGGTGGAAATGGACACTGA